Genomic segment of Ranitomeya imitator isolate aRanImi1 chromosome 6, aRanImi1.pri, whole genome shotgun sequence:
ccccgcagtcagtgcccgctctgtactctcctccagttaccgctcacacagggttaatggcagcgttgaccgtggtgtaacactgctattaactctgtgtgaccaactttttactattcatgcggcctatgcagcatgaatagtaaaaagttttaatgttaaaaataataaaaaaaataaaaaatcgttatactcaccgtccgtcggcccctcggatccacaacaggccttttacccttcgccacgacagcaccccacatgagagagagggatccgcccataggaacaggaaacctacagaataaaaggaggcggtcccctctcctcctcagtttaggtttcctgttcctacagggacccggcttacctacagatgaagaggatccctgggccatgcacccgcctgcgccggtttctgtgggaacggcaggggctgcggtaccagaagcagcggcgggggagcccctgcttgcagcctcccccctcgtctggccaaacatccacggtccgggtccggtcaccgtaggtccggccggcactgtgaggacgcgcgcgctgcagcggccggcttaatagcctctggcggccgcatggtgagtgagagcggcgcgtctaacccggaagtcgcgggagcacttccgggttggtccggggaggcaggagaatgggcggcaagtttaaaaatgcagcgctagcgtcgggccggtgtgtgtgaaatggcttcaccggccgacgaagcgcacctgcccgcagtgcaacagcgctctcccagcagggagagaagcacgaggagcagcacaaagagtggtggccgacctccagagaagagttctaccaccaaacgaattccgcctccagaaccggtacctgtcagcttcactgggtgagtttttgaaagagtctcttcctatatgctgatatatgttcctcctgtatccttcctctagactaagaaaaggacacacaaatctaagcataaagagtgtgctttatgtacgcagcccctcccggatgattatgccaaaaaactgtgtgcagagtgtatcatgcaaactctacggcaggaaaatatcatgactccctcagatgtcagagctattatccgagaagagatgcagggtttggcgcagacaagtagcgccagtacccgtcagcctagcaggtcccggtctccggttagttcggagtcagagggtgtatgtatttcttcagacgaagagggatctcagccgagctcatccgagactgaagggggactttgtcttcccaacagtaatgtggacaatttaataaaatctgtcaggagcacgatggggtgcccagatgggaaagaaaagaaatcagcacaggacataatgtttgcggggttaggacagaggaaacgtaggtccttccccgtcatacaaaccatcaaagatattgttaaaaaggagtgggacaagcagaatagagggtttttaccatcatcctctaaaaggcgctatcccttcagcgatgaagacctaaacacctggtcaaaggtgccaaaagttgatgctgcggtagcctccacaaccaaacagtcggtcctaccagtggaggattcaggggtcctgacagacccgctggaccgtaaagcagaagctttactaaagaggtcatgggaagtcaatacgggggcgttcaggcccgccatatctagtacctgtactgcaagatctctactagtatggacggagcaattggaggaacagattagaggcaaaacttcgaaggaatctatcctgctgaaattgcctcaaattaaagaagcagtagcattcctagctgatgcctcagtggactcgctacgtcttgcagccaggtcagccggcctagtcaacacagcccggcgtgcactctggctaaagaattggaagggggacgcacaagctaaagcgaaactttgtgcgattccctgtcagggtgagttcctttttgggaagacgctggatgaacttctgaataaagcaggtgaaaggaagaaaggcttccctaaccagtatcttccatcctacaggagagccttcaggagacgcccctttactaggaacaagccgcttgaacaaagagagcgatgggagtcgaaggacccaaagcaaaaaggtgccttttttagcgggtcccataatccgagacgtaaataccgctaaccaggaagtaggcggcagattaaaattttttcttccccaatgggaacagataacatccagccagtggattctggacattgtgcaatacggccttaaattagaatttgatcgaatcccttgggattccttcataataacatctccaaaaggtcaggaccaacagagggctctagaaatagagatcctatctcttctatctaagaaagtcctgattgaagttccccaggatcaaaaagggaaagggttctactcccctttattcctgattaataaaccagatggttcatttagaaccatcataaatcttaaaaaattaaattctttcctgcgtaatcataccttcaaaatggaatccattagttctaccataaaactcttattccctaggtgtgtcatggccggaatagacttaaaggacgcctattaccatcttcccatacatgccgaacatcagcagtacctaagggtagcagtcaccctggaggggaAGGTTCGTaactttcaatatgttgcaatgccatttgggctttctatggctccccgcgtcttcactaaggtgatactagaagtgatggctcatctacgccaacgagataccttgataataccctacctagatgactttctagtggtaggaagctctgcacttcaatgtaaaactcgtttatctaatacgatctcgtccctacaggagttaggttggatcgtcaacttcgaaaaatctcggctgaatccagaaaccgttcagacatttctaggaatccagctagactccgtaagtcagaaatgctttcttcctcagtcaaagaggttgactatacaatcaaaggtatcagacgcaatacgcaaaccctacatgacactaaggaaggccatgtccttactggggtcattatcatcatgtatccctgctgtaccttgggcacaattccatacccgtcaattgcagtacgaagtattgtcggctcaggggaaagacggttatctagaaagtagaataactctttccagtaatgtcttagaatcgctatcctggtggctagacatggaccacctatcacggggtgtgccatggataatagacccgtctaaaataattaccaccgacgccagccctattgggtggggagcacatatggaagacaatctggcccaaaatacttgggatcagacagaattaatatgttcctccaactggaaggagttaaaagcaatagaatgtgccttatatcattttcttccgcagattcatggaacaaatgtaagaatttactcagacaattccaccgcagtggcatacttgaaccgtcagggtggtacaaagtcaggaagtctgatgaccatagctgcaaacatctttcagctggcagaggctcatctaacatccttaacagccctgcacatcaaaggtgtagagaacatcagggcagactacctcagcagaaacgagttgcgtcaaggagaatggaccttaaacaaatccatattcagaaggataacagaagcatgggggataccacaaatcgacctatttgccacaagagacaaccggcaagtacaaaggttcgcttccctgaacaccagggatcacccagatatgttggactctctccaccatccttggcggttcagactggcatatgcctttcctccaatgtctctgattcctctagtgatcagaaagatcaggagggaacaggcaagagtaatcctcattgcaccattctggccgaaa
This window contains:
- the LOC138642210 gene encoding uncharacterized protein; its protein translation is MESISSTIKLLFPRCVMAGIDLKDAYYHLPIHAEHQQYLRVAVTLEGKELGWIVNFEKSRLNPETVQTFLGIQLDSVSQKCFLPQSKRLTIQSKVSDAIRKPYMTLRKAMSLLGSLSSCIPAVPWAQFHTRQLQYEVLSAQGKDGYLESRITLSSNVLESLSWWLDMDHLSRGVPWIIDPSKIITTDASPIGWGAHMEDNLAQNTWDQTELICSSNWKELKAIECALYHFLPQIHGTNVRIYSDNSTAVAYLNRQGGTKSGSLMTIAANIFQLAEAHLTSLTALHIKGVENIRADYLSRNELRQGEWTLNKSIFRRITEAWGIPQIDLFATRDNRQVQRFASLNTRDHPDMLDSLHHPWRFRLAYAFPPMSLIPLVIRKIRREQARVILIAPFWPKRPWFSCLQTMCLCDPWILPSDKELLYQGPFFHPQVKGLHLTAWNLRGNY